TTATGTTAAATCTATTAAAGAAACCTTTAACTTTGATAATGTAAGTGAAGAAGAGAAACAGGAAGGAGGCGACTACTACTTGGGCAAAAAGGAAGATGAGCTTGATGAAGTTGTGCTTCGCCCTAATCCTCACCGCTTTGTTTTGTTTCCAATTAAGTATCACGAAATTTGGCAATTCTACAAGAAGGCTGAAGCATCTTTTTGGACTGCTGAGGAAATTGATCTTTCGAAAGACTTGGTTGATTGGGATAACAAGTTAAATGCTGATGAACGTTACTTTATTTCCACTGTACTCGCCTATTTCGCTGCGTCAGATGGTATTGTTAATGAGAATCTTCTCGAGCGTTTCAGCTCTGAAGTTCAGATCCCTGAAGCTCGTTGTGTTTATGGTTTCCAAATTatgattgaaaatattcACTCTGAGACCTACTCACTTTTGCTTGATACATACATTCGTGAACCTAAGGAAAAACAGCGTCATTTCGATGCTATTTTAACAATGGGTTCTATTAAGGCCAAAGCCAAGTGGGCTCTTCGTTGGATTAATGATGAAGATTCCACCTATGCAATTCGTTTGGTTGCCTTTGCTGCTGTAGAAGGTATCTTCTTTTCTGGATCGTTTGCCTCTATTTTTTGGCTTAAGAAACGTGGACTTATGCCTGGTCTTACTTTTTCCAATGAATTGATTTGTCGTGATGAGGGTCTTCACACCGACTTTGCCTGTTTGATGTTTAGTCATTTGAAGCACAGACCAGGCCGCAAGGTTGTTGAAGCCATTATTGTTGAAGCTGTTGATATTGAGAAAGAATACTTCACGGACGCTCTTCCCGTTAGTCTGCTTGGTATGAATAAGGATTTGATGTGTCAGTATATTGAATTTGTTGCTGATCGTTTGTTGGTTGCTTTGGGCAATGACAAGTACTATAACGTAACCAATCCTTTCGATTTCATGGAGAATATCTCTTTAGCaggaaaaacaaatttctttgaaaagaaagtttcTGACTACCAAATTGCTGGCGTTATGTCGGGTACCAAGCGCGCTGAGAAGGATGATCATACATTTACAATCGATGAGGACTTTTAGATGACTAgttatttttggtttttagATAagttaaagcaaaaaaaaaatattattgatTACTGATAACCTATTTagcaataataaattaatatgtTTAATTAGATTTTCGTTACTCTATACTTTACAAATCTAAATGGCTACTTCAGTGAATGTAATGACGAAGTTCTAATTTCTGAAGTATTTCTATTCAAgttcttttctctttttcattaatttacTACGTCTaagaaaagttattttCCAGTCATAGACTAAAAGACCATTTACTTATTATCCTTATTGTCAATTACCTAAACCTACAAGATTACATGTATTATACAATACTTTGTAATTCGATTTATGGTTGACTTATCACATCtcgtatttttttaatgaattactGCAAATTTACTctcaaaaataatcaatactttctttttttttaacgattatttttctttaattcgTATTAAATGTATGAAGCCAATATGCTAAGATTAAGTCAAAGGATCTCAAATGCTGTGAATCACTTCTCAACCGCCATGATGTCGGGGGCTTCTGCAAGTTTGACCGAGGGTAGTGCAATTATACCATTTTCAAATCCGAATGAAGTCTTTTATAACCCCGTACAACAATTTAATAGAGATTTAAGCGTTACAGCTATTCGTGCTTGGTCG
This region of Schizosaccharomyces pombe strain 972h- genome assembly, chromosome: II genomic DNA includes:
- the suc22 gene encoding ribonucleotide reductase small subunit Suc22; this encodes MGLEHLEEFSYPKEHGEEVEYDSEQGVRKIYVKSIKETFNFDNVSEEEKQEGGDYYLGKKEDELDEVVLRPNPHRFVLFPIKYHEIWQFYKKAEASFWTAEEIDLSKDLVDWDNKLNADERYFISTVLAYFAASDGIVNENLLERFSSEVQIPEARCVYGFQIMIENIHSETYSLLLDTYIREPKEKQRHFDAILTMGSIKAKAKWALRWINDEDSTYAIRLVAFAAVEGIFFSGSFASIFWLKKRGLMPGLTFSNELICRDEGLHTDFACLMFSHLKHRPGRKVVEAIIVEAVDIEKEYFTDALPVSLLGMNKDLMCQYIEFVADRLLVALGNDKYYNVTNPFDFMENISLAGKTNFFEKKVSDYQIAGVMSGTKRAEKDDHTFTIDEDF